In Thiovibrio frasassiensis, one DNA window encodes the following:
- a CDS encoding electron transfer flavoprotein subunit beta/FixA family protein, producing MKIIVCVKQVPDAKDVRLDPKTNTLSREGVQAIMNPFDRHALEEAVRLKELHGGTVTVISMGPPQAEEMLREAVSCGADEAVLVSDRAFAGADTWATTYTLSQAIKKIDDFDLILCGKQAIDGDTAQVGPGLAERLDIPFVAYVRKINDCTANTIRAERLMDDGYDLVEVPLPALFTVVKEINEPRIPSLKGKMKAKKIDITKMSAADIEADPEQLGLKGSTTQVVKVFSPELKGARAMLAGTASEQVAQLYEKLSPLL from the coding sequence ATGAAGATCATCGTTTGCGTAAAGCAGGTCCCGGATGCCAAGGATGTCCGCTTGGACCCCAAGACCAACACCCTCTCCAGGGAAGGGGTGCAAGCCATTATGAACCCCTTTGACCGGCATGCCCTTGAGGAGGCGGTTCGTCTGAAGGAACTCCACGGCGGCACGGTAACCGTGATCAGCATGGGTCCTCCCCAGGCGGAAGAGATGCTGCGTGAAGCGGTGTCCTGCGGGGCGGATGAGGCGGTGCTTGTTTCGGATCGCGCCTTTGCCGGGGCGGATACCTGGGCGACCACCTATACCCTGTCCCAAGCCATCAAAAAGATCGATGATTTTGATCTCATCCTCTGCGGCAAACAGGCCATTGATGGGGATACCGCCCAGGTGGGTCCCGGATTGGCAGAGCGTCTTGATATCCCCTTTGTCGCCTATGTGCGCAAGATCAATGACTGTACCGCGAATACCATCCGGGCAGAGCGTTTGATGGATGACGGTTACGATCTGGTGGAGGTCCCGCTGCCCGCGTTGTTTACCGTGGTCAAAGAGATCAATGAACCCAGGATTCCTTCCCTCAAGGGAAAGATGAAGGCGAAAAAGATCGATATCACCAAGATGAGCGCGGCGGATATCGAGGCAGACCCGGAGCAGTTGGGGCTTAAAGGTTCTACTACCCAGGTGGTTAAAGTCTTTTCTCCTGAACTGAAAGGGGCGCGGGCCATGCTGGCCGGTACGGCAAGTGAGCAGGTTGCTCAGCTGTATGAGAAATTGTCGCCCCTTCTGTAG
- a CDS encoding electron transfer flavoprotein subunit alpha has protein sequence MLQIDIEACIGCGVCESTCTFGAIKVEGGVAVVGETCTLCGSCVDVCEVGALSIEREEKAIQGNLADWSGVWVYAECRHGRLAPVATELLGAGRKLAEKRGVSLSAVLLGSQIDGMAEELIAYGADKVFVVDDPALASFTDDAYGNALSALAKKHKPEIILAGATAIGRSFIPRVATTLATGLTADCTDLAIRDEDGALLQTRPAFGGNIMATIVCPHTRPQISTVRPLVMKPLIRDAARKGEIIAVNLDPATLKPRIKVLESVVEDLDRVNLSEADIVVAGGRGLENEKGFAMIRELADVLGGAVAASRAAVDSGWIPYPHQVGQTGKTVAPKIYIACGISGAIQHLVGMQSADTIIAINRDADAPIFDVATYGIVGDVFEIVPKLIEKFKERKNS, from the coding sequence ATGCTACAGATTGATATAGAAGCCTGTATTGGTTGCGGTGTCTGTGAAAGTACCTGTACCTTCGGGGCCATCAAGGTTGAAGGCGGGGTCGCCGTCGTCGGTGAGACCTGTACCCTGTGCGGCAGTTGCGTGGATGTCTGCGAGGTCGGCGCGCTTTCCATCGAGCGAGAGGAAAAGGCAATTCAGGGTAACTTGGCCGATTGGTCCGGCGTCTGGGTCTATGCGGAATGCCGTCATGGCAGGCTCGCCCCCGTTGCCACGGAACTGCTCGGGGCCGGGCGTAAGCTGGCCGAAAAAAGAGGGGTTTCCCTTTCCGCTGTTCTCTTGGGTTCACAAATCGACGGCATGGCCGAAGAGCTCATCGCCTACGGCGCCGACAAGGTGTTTGTCGTTGATGATCCGGCCCTGGCCTCTTTTACCGATGACGCCTATGGCAACGCCTTGAGTGCCCTGGCCAAAAAACATAAGCCCGAGATTATTCTCGCAGGCGCCACGGCCATTGGTCGATCCTTTATCCCCCGGGTGGCCACCACCCTGGCCACCGGCCTTACCGCCGATTGCACGGATCTGGCAATCCGCGATGAGGATGGGGCACTGCTCCAGACCCGTCCGGCCTTTGGCGGCAACATCATGGCCACCATTGTCTGCCCGCATACCCGCCCGCAGATTTCCACGGTTCGACCGTTGGTGATGAAGCCCCTTATCAGGGATGCAGCCCGCAAGGGTGAAATCATTGCAGTGAATCTGGACCCGGCCACCCTGAAACCCCGCATCAAGGTGCTTGAATCGGTGGTTGAAGATCTGGACCGGGTGAACCTTTCCGAGGCCGATATCGTCGTGGCTGGCGGCCGGGGGTTGGAAAATGAGAAGGGCTTTGCCATGATCCGCGAGTTGGCTGATGTGCTGGGCGGGGCGGTAGCCGCCTCCAGGGCTGCGGTGGACAGCGGCTGGATTCCTTATCCCCATCAGGTTGGGCAAACCGGTAAGACCGTGGCTCCCAAAATCTATATTGCCTGCGGGATCTCCGGCGCCATCCAGCATCTGGTCGGGATGCAGTCCGCCGACACCATTATCGCGATCAATCGTGATGCCGATGCCCCGATCTTTGACGTGGCAACCTACGGCATTGTCGGAGATGTGTTCGAGATTGTGCCCAAGCTTATTGAGAAATTCAAGGAAAGGAAGAACTCATGA
- the fabG gene encoding 3-oxoacyl-[acyl-carrier-protein] reductase — MSLNGKVAVVTGGSRGIGRAICQRLASLGATVIVNFVSNPAAAEETVQSIRTAGGKAEASQFNVAVPAEIEAAFKTIIDTHGRVDILVNNAGITRDGLLMKMKDEQWDEVLNTNLKGVFLCTKAVSRGMMKQRWGRIINITSVIGFAGNAGQANYAAAKAGIVGFTKSVAKELASRGITVNGVAPGYIVTDMTRDLSEEVTNTIKGEIPMGVLGEPEDIAGAVAYLASDDARYVTGQFIHVNGGMFM, encoded by the coding sequence ATGAGTCTGAATGGGAAAGTTGCTGTAGTAACCGGGGGCAGCAGAGGCATTGGTCGGGCCATCTGTCAGCGCCTGGCGTCTCTCGGCGCCACGGTCATCGTCAACTTTGTGAGCAACCCGGCGGCGGCGGAAGAGACGGTGCAGAGTATCCGGACTGCCGGCGGCAAGGCCGAAGCGAGCCAGTTTAATGTAGCGGTCCCGGCTGAGATTGAAGCGGCTTTCAAGACGATTATCGATACCCATGGCCGGGTGGATATCCTGGTGAACAATGCCGGGATCACCCGGGACGGACTGCTCATGAAGATGAAGGATGAGCAGTGGGACGAGGTGCTCAACACCAATCTCAAGGGCGTTTTCCTCTGCACCAAGGCGGTGAGCCGGGGGATGATGAAGCAGCGCTGGGGCCGGATCATCAATATCACCTCGGTGATCGGTTTTGCCGGCAACGCCGGGCAGGCCAACTACGCCGCCGCCAAGGCAGGGATTGTCGGTTTTACCAAATCCGTAGCCAAGGAACTCGCCTCCCGCGGAATCACGGTGAACGGGGTGGCACCGGGCTATATTGTTACCGATATGACCCGGGATCTTTCCGAAGAGGTCACCAATACGATCAAGGGGGAGATCCCCATGGGGGTGTTGGGCGAGCCGGAGGATATTGCCGGAGCTGTTGCCTATCTGGCGTCTGACGATGCGCGCTATGTGACTGGACAGTTTATCCATGTCAATGGCGGCATGTTTATGTAA
- the acpP gene encoding acyl carrier protein, whose protein sequence is MSVQEKLIDIIAEQLSVDKDKVVPGASFIDDLGADSLDLVELIMAMEEAFDIEIADDVAEKITTVQNAIDHISKVTG, encoded by the coding sequence ATGTCTGTACAGGAAAAACTCATTGATATCATTGCCGAGCAGCTGAGTGTTGATAAAGACAAGGTTGTGCCGGGTGCCTCTTTTATTGATGATCTGGGCGCTGACTCCCTTGACCTGGTTGAGTTGATCATGGCCATGGAAGAGGCGTTTGATATTGAGATTGCCGATGATGTTGCGGAAAAAATCACCACCGTGCAGAACGCCATCGACCATATCAGCAAGGTTACCGGCTGA
- the fabF gene encoding beta-ketoacyl-ACP synthase II → MVRINVGRRVVVTGVGLVTPLGTGVEKTWSALCAGKSGIGPITRFDASEVGVNIAAEVKDFQVEDHIDKKVAKHLDLFVQYAVAAAGEALRNADLQITEENAPRIGSIMGCGLGGLPTIEKYHQVAMEKGTKRITPFFIPMVIPNMGAGQISIIYGTRGPNLCLTTACAAGTHAVGEAFRSIVNDECDVAITGGSESVICPLAVGGFHAMKALSTRNDQPEKASRPFDRDRDGFIISEGAGVLILEELEHALARGAKIYAEVAGYGLSSDGYHMAAPPEDGNGASRCMEMALKDAGMQPEDLDYINAHGTSTPLNDVVETRAIKTAFGDHAYKLAISSTKSMTGHMLGGAGGIEAVFTALAIKHQIAPPTMNLENPSPECDLDYVPNQARSMKIRAAMSNSFGFGGTNAVLIMKQYEAKP, encoded by the coding sequence ATGGTGAGGATCAACGTGGGCAGAAGAGTCGTGGTTACAGGAGTTGGCTTGGTTACTCCCCTGGGAACAGGCGTGGAGAAAACCTGGAGCGCTCTGTGCGCAGGCAAGAGCGGCATCGGCCCGATTACCCGGTTCGACGCCAGTGAGGTCGGGGTGAATATCGCCGCCGAGGTCAAGGATTTTCAGGTTGAAGACCATATCGACAAAAAGGTCGCCAAGCATCTGGACCTCTTTGTCCAGTATGCTGTCGCCGCAGCCGGAGAAGCCTTGCGCAATGCCGACCTGCAGATTACCGAGGAAAATGCGCCCCGGATCGGCAGTATCATGGGCTGCGGACTCGGCGGCTTGCCCACCATAGAAAAGTACCATCAGGTGGCCATGGAAAAGGGAACGAAACGGATCACCCCCTTTTTTATACCAATGGTAATCCCCAATATGGGTGCCGGGCAGATCTCCATTATCTACGGCACCAGGGGACCGAACCTGTGTCTCACCACCGCCTGTGCCGCGGGAACCCACGCGGTGGGCGAAGCCTTTCGCTCCATCGTCAATGATGAATGCGATGTGGCCATTACCGGCGGCAGCGAATCGGTGATCTGTCCCTTGGCGGTTGGCGGTTTTCACGCAATGAAAGCGCTTTCCACCCGCAATGACCAGCCGGAAAAAGCCTCCCGCCCCTTCGACCGGGACCGGGACGGCTTTATTATCTCCGAAGGGGCCGGTGTGCTCATTCTCGAAGAATTGGAGCATGCCCTGGCGCGCGGGGCCAAGATCTATGCCGAGGTGGCCGGGTACGGCCTGAGCAGCGATGGTTACCATATGGCTGCCCCGCCTGAGGATGGCAACGGAGCCTCCCGCTGCATGGAGATGGCTCTCAAGGATGCGGGGATGCAGCCGGAAGACCTTGACTACATCAACGCCCATGGCACCTCGACCCCGCTGAACGATGTGGTGGAAACCCGGGCCATTAAGACGGCCTTCGGCGACCATGCGTACAAGCTGGCCATCAGTTCGACCAAGTCCATGACCGGCCATATGCTGGGGGGGGCAGGGGGCATCGAAGCGGTTTTCACCGCTCTGGCCATCAAGCATCAGATCGCCCCGCCGACCATGAATCTGGAAAATCCCAGCCCTGAGTGCGACTTGGATTATGTTCCCAATCAGGCCCGCAGCATGAAGATCCGGGCCGCCATGTCCAATTCCTTCGGCTTCGGCGGAACCAATGCGGTTCTGATCATGAAGCAGTACGAGGCGAAACCGTGA
- the rpiB gene encoding ribose 5-phosphate isomerase B, with the protein MKIAIGCDHGGISLKGEIVPLLQELGHVVDDKGCFATESVDYPDFAKAVCAQVQNGSCERGILICGTGVGMSMVANRFEGIRAALCNELFTARMSREHNDANVLCMGARVVGPGLAVEIVREWVSTEFAGGRHQRRIDMF; encoded by the coding sequence GTGAAGATTGCCATCGGTTGCGATCATGGGGGGATCAGCCTGAAGGGAGAAATCGTCCCGCTTCTTCAGGAGCTGGGGCATGTGGTTGATGACAAGGGCTGCTTTGCCACCGAGTCTGTTGATTACCCGGATTTTGCCAAGGCTGTCTGCGCGCAGGTGCAGAACGGCAGTTGTGAGCGTGGGATTCTGATTTGCGGCACCGGGGTCGGGATGTCCATGGTGGCCAACCGTTTCGAGGGGATTCGCGCGGCTCTCTGTAATGAGCTGTTTACCGCCCGGATGAGCAGGGAGCACAACGACGCGAATGTGCTCTGCATGGGGGCCAGGGTCGTTGGCCCCGGTCTGGCCGTGGAAATAGTTCGGGAGTGGGTCAGCACGGAATTTGCCGGGGGCAGGCATCAGCGTCGGATTGACATGTTCTAG
- the glyA gene encoding serine hydroxymethyltransferase, translated as MSYLKESDPDVYRSIRHELARQSNQLELIASENIVSEAVLEAQGSIFTNKYAEGYPGKRYYGGCEYADQIESLAIERALKIFGAEYANVQPHSGSQANMAVYFASLQPGDTVLGMDLAHGGHLTHGAGVNFSGQLYKFVSYGVSRETERIDMAEVERVALEHRPKMIVAGASAYPRIIDFAGFRAIADKIGALFMVDMAHIAGLVAAGVHPSPVPYADFVTTTTHKTLRGPRGGLILAKAEFGKKLDSKIFPGIQGGPLVHVIAAKAVAFKEAMGEKFKQDQAQVVKNAQALGDGLVRHGFRLVSGGTDNHLLLVDLTNKGATGKDAEVALEEAGLTVNKNAIPFDQQSRFVTSGVRIGTPAVTTRGLKEPEMAKVADWINRAIENRQNMEVLSGIKAEVRALCDTFPLYPDMERDNG; from the coding sequence GTGTCGTACTTGAAAGAGAGTGATCCAGATGTGTACCGTTCCATCCGCCATGAGCTGGCACGACAGAGTAATCAGCTGGAACTGATTGCTTCGGAGAACATTGTCAGCGAGGCGGTTCTCGAGGCCCAGGGCTCCATTTTCACCAACAAGTACGCCGAGGGGTATCCTGGGAAGCGGTACTATGGCGGCTGCGAATATGCCGACCAGATCGAATCCCTGGCCATCGAACGGGCCCTGAAGATCTTCGGTGCCGAATACGCCAATGTGCAGCCCCATTCCGGCAGCCAGGCCAATATGGCGGTCTATTTTGCTTCGCTGCAGCCGGGAGATACGGTGCTGGGTATGGATCTGGCCCACGGCGGCCATCTCACCCACGGAGCCGGGGTGAATTTTTCCGGGCAGCTCTATAAATTTGTTTCCTACGGGGTGAGCCGGGAAACCGAGCGCATCGACATGGCTGAGGTGGAGCGCGTTGCCCTTGAGCATCGGCCGAAGATGATCGTGGCCGGGGCGAGCGCCTATCCCAGGATTATTGATTTTGCCGGCTTCCGTGCCATTGCCGACAAAATCGGCGCCCTGTTCATGGTGGACATGGCCCATATCGCCGGGCTGGTGGCGGCCGGGGTGCATCCCTCGCCGGTGCCCTATGCCGATTTTGTCACGACCACCACCCACAAGACCCTGCGGGGGCCGCGGGGCGGCCTGATCCTTGCCAAGGCAGAATTCGGCAAGAAACTCGACAGCAAGATCTTTCCCGGTATCCAGGGTGGCCCGTTGGTGCATGTCATCGCCGCCAAGGCAGTCGCCTTTAAGGAGGCCATGGGAGAGAAATTCAAGCAGGATCAGGCCCAAGTGGTCAAGAACGCCCAAGCTTTGGGGGATGGGTTGGTCCGGCACGGCTTCCGTCTTGTTTCCGGCGGCACCGATAACCACCTGCTCCTGGTCGATCTGACCAACAAGGGGGCAACCGGTAAGGATGCGGAAGTGGCCTTGGAAGAGGCAGGGCTTACCGTCAACAAAAACGCCATTCCCTTTGACCAGCAGAGCCGTTTTGTTACCAGCGGGGTGCGCATCGGTACGCCGGCTGTGACCACCCGCGGTCTTAAGGAGCCGGAGATGGCCAAGGTTGCAGATTGGATCAACCGGGCCATAGAGAATCGTCAGAACATGGAGGTCCTCAGCGGCATCAAAGCCGAGGTCCGCGCCCTGTGCGATACCTTTCCCCTCTATCCGGACATGGAACGGGACAACGGGTAA
- a CDS encoding deoxycytidylate deaminase: MTETRPSWDEYFMSITEMVAQRATCLRRKVGAILVRDKRIIATGYNGAPAKVSHCLDIGCLREQQGIPSGERHELCRGLHAEQNAIIQAALHGFSVEGATLYCTNMPCAICSKMLINARIEKIYYKEGYADSLSSLLLAEAKVPVVQLG; the protein is encoded by the coding sequence ATGACAGAGACCCGCCCTTCCTGGGACGAATATTTCATGTCCATCACCGAGATGGTGGCCCAGCGTGCCACTTGTCTCCGCCGCAAGGTGGGCGCCATTCTGGTGCGGGACAAACGCATCATTGCCACGGGCTATAACGGCGCCCCGGCCAAGGTGAGCCATTGTCTGGATATCGGCTGTCTCCGCGAGCAGCAGGGCATTCCCTCCGGGGAGCGGCATGAGCTGTGCCGGGGGTTGCACGCCGAGCAGAACGCCATTATCCAGGCGGCCCTGCACGGTTTCAGCGTCGAGGGCGCTACCCTGTACTGCACCAATATGCCCTGCGCCATCTGCAGCAAGATGCTGATCAATGCACGAATTGAAAAAATCTATTATAAAGAGGGCTATGCCGACAGCCTTTCCTCGTTGCTGTTGGCGGAAGCCAAAGTTCCGGTTGTTCAGTTGGGGTAA
- the nrdR gene encoding transcriptional regulator NrdR, whose amino-acid sequence MKCPYCGHLENRVVDSRLNKEFTITRRRRMCDACSRRFTTYERLEVTMPMLIKKDGRREAWDRHKVVEGLQKACEKRPVSMEQIDEFVDSLERELQDMGEREIPVKLVGERVMDGLRKLDGVAYVRFASVYRQFKDLSEFMAELKDMLGGPEEIPE is encoded by the coding sequence ATGAAATGTCCGTATTGCGGTCATCTGGAAAATCGGGTTGTTGACTCCCGCCTGAACAAGGAATTTACCATCACCCGTCGTCGCCGGATGTGTGATGCCTGCAGTCGCAGGTTTACTACCTACGAGCGGCTTGAAGTGACCATGCCCATGTTGATCAAGAAGGATGGGCGGCGCGAGGCCTGGGATCGGCACAAGGTGGTGGAAGGTCTGCAGAAGGCGTGTGAAAAACGGCCGGTCAGCATGGAGCAGATCGATGAGTTTGTCGATTCCCTGGAGCGGGAGCTTCAGGATATGGGCGAACGCGAGATTCCGGTGAAGCTTGTCGGGGAGCGGGTCATGGACGGATTGCGCAAGCTCGACGGCGTGGCCTATGTCCGTTTCGCCTCGGTCTACCGGCAGTTCAAGGACTTGAGCGAGTTCATGGCCGAGTTGAAGGACATGCTCGGCGGCCCGGAAGAAATACCGGAATGA
- the ribD gene encoding bifunctional diaminohydroxyphosphoribosylaminopyrimidine deaminase/5-amino-6-(5-phosphoribosylamino)uracil reductase RibD, which translates to MKDDRAWMQLAIREARKGLGRTSPNPCVGAVVVKNNKLIATGFHEKAGTPHAEVHALRGAGVQARGATIYVTLEPCNHTGRTPPCTQAILASGIKRVVVGMLDPNPLVAGGGCKTLGAQGVEVVHGVLAEECRGLNRPFMKHVTTGLPWVLMKAGMSLDGRLALASGQCAWITNEQSRRQVHRVRDRVDAILIGSETALCDDPALTTRLPGRRGRDPLRVILDSALRLPVSAKMLQQESSAPTWIFCGPEADVKRAEALINAGAVIKQVRLDEAGQLDLGAVLCELGRAQLTSVLVEGGSRVHTAFLRANLVDEVNIFVAPIFLGNDGVPLVDTLGLQQVADAPRFSTTRVRRFGNDVLIEGLMEK; encoded by the coding sequence ATGAAAGACGACCGCGCCTGGATGCAGCTGGCCATCAGGGAGGCGAGAAAAGGGCTCGGCCGCACCTCGCCCAACCCTTGTGTCGGCGCGGTGGTTGTCAAAAATAACAAGCTCATTGCCACGGGGTTTCACGAAAAGGCCGGAACCCCCCATGCCGAGGTGCATGCCCTTCGGGGCGCCGGGGTACAAGCCAGGGGCGCCACCATTTATGTGACCTTGGAGCCTTGCAACCATACCGGACGGACTCCTCCTTGCACCCAGGCCATTTTGGCGAGCGGCATCAAGCGGGTGGTGGTCGGGATGCTCGACCCCAATCCGCTCGTGGCGGGGGGAGGCTGCAAGACTCTTGGTGCTCAGGGGGTTGAGGTTGTCCATGGCGTGTTGGCCGAGGAATGCCGGGGCTTGAACCGACCTTTTATGAAGCATGTCACCACCGGCTTGCCCTGGGTGCTCATGAAGGCCGGGATGAGTCTGGATGGGCGCTTGGCCCTTGCTTCCGGCCAGTGCGCTTGGATCACCAACGAGCAATCCCGGCGTCAGGTGCATCGGGTGCGGGACCGGGTGGACGCCATCCTCATCGGCAGCGAGACAGCCCTGTGCGACGATCCGGCGCTCACCACCAGATTGCCTGGCCGCCGGGGCAGAGACCCGTTGCGGGTTATTTTGGACAGTGCGCTTAGGCTGCCGGTTTCTGCCAAAATGCTGCAACAGGAGTCCTCTGCCCCCACCTGGATTTTTTGCGGGCCGGAGGCGGATGTGAAACGGGCCGAGGCCTTGATTAACGCAGGCGCGGTCATCAAGCAGGTCAGGCTCGATGAAGCAGGCCAGCTTGATCTTGGTGCAGTGCTGTGCGAGCTTGGCCGCGCGCAGCTCACCAGCGTTCTGGTCGAAGGTGGTAGCCGGGTGCATACCGCTTTTTTGCGGGCCAATCTGGTGGACGAGGTGAATATCTTTGTTGCCCCGATCTTTCTCGGCAACGACGGAGTGCCGCTGGTGGATACCTTGGGGTTGCAGCAGGTTGCGGACGCTCCCCGCTTCAGCACTACCAGGGTGCGGCGGTTTGGCAACGATGTGCTGATCGAAGGGCTGATGGAAAAATAG
- a CDS encoding riboflavin synthase, with translation MFTGIILGQGRILEKRPVGGGMLFAIGADFALPDPEEGESIAVNGVCLTAKEISGRRFLVDVSPESLNRTNLGQLSVGGVVNLERALRLTDRLGGHMVSGHVDATTPMLTRKPVGEFVLFSFQVPAGFGKYIIEKGSIAIDGISLTVNTIDESAFSVSIIPHTLGVTTLGALRPGSVVNIEVDLIGKYVEKLLSAKDADGGGVASRINSAFLAEHGFLR, from the coding sequence ATGTTTACCGGGATCATACTGGGGCAGGGCAGAATACTGGAAAAAAGACCGGTCGGTGGCGGGATGCTCTTTGCCATCGGGGCGGATTTTGCTCTGCCCGATCCCGAGGAAGGCGAATCCATTGCGGTCAACGGCGTCTGTTTGACGGCCAAAGAGATAAGTGGCCGCCGCTTTCTCGTCGATGTTTCGCCGGAAAGCCTGAACCGCACCAATCTCGGCCAGTTGTCCGTGGGAGGTGTGGTCAACCTGGAACGGGCTCTGCGCCTCACCGACCGGCTGGGCGGGCATATGGTCAGCGGCCATGTGGATGCCACGACCCCCATGCTTACCCGCAAGCCGGTTGGGGAGTTTGTCCTCTTCAGCTTCCAGGTTCCGGCGGGTTTTGGCAAGTATATCATTGAAAAAGGCTCCATCGCCATTGACGGCATCAGTTTGACCGTCAACACCATCGATGAGTCGGCTTTTTCCGTTTCCATCATCCCCCATACCCTCGGGGTTACGACCCTGGGTGCATTGCGGCCGGGGAGCGTGGTCAATATTGAAGTGGATTTGATCGGTAAGTATGTGGAAAAATTGCTCTCCGCCAAGGACGCTGACGGCGGGGGGGTGGCATCAAGAATTAATTCCGCTTTTTTGGCTGAACACGGTTTTTTGCGATAA
- a CDS encoding bifunctional 3,4-dihydroxy-2-butanone-4-phosphate synthase/GTP cyclohydrolase II — protein sequence MAVSSIEEVIDEIRAGKMIILVDDEDRENEGDLYMAAEKVTPEAINFMATHGRGLICLTLTPDHLEQLQIPMMVQNNKSPFETAFTVSIEATTGVTTGISAADRARTILVAAAPDAKPSDIVSPGHIFPLRARRGGVLVRTGQTEGSVDLSRLAGLHPSGVICEIMKEDGTMARMPDLEIFAKEHDLKIATIADLVAYRTREDKLVHRAAEAKIPTRYGDFRTIVYTNDVDELEHVALVKGEIDPNKEIMVRVHSSCLTGDVFGSKRCDCGGQLHSAMRMVENEGAGIVLYMQQEGRGIGLINKIKAYALQEGGMDTVEANVHLGFKADLRDYGIGAQILRDLGVRKMRLITNNPKKIVGLEGYGLKVTGRQSIEMVPEPENIDYLKAKKDKLGHMLDLFTGSKDTK from the coding sequence ATGGCGGTGAGTTCCATTGAAGAGGTGATTGACGAGATCCGGGCCGGGAAGATGATCATCCTGGTTGACGACGAGGATCGCGAGAACGAAGGCGATCTGTACATGGCCGCGGAAAAGGTCACCCCCGAGGCGATCAATTTCATGGCCACCCATGGCAGGGGGCTTATCTGTCTGACCCTGACCCCGGATCATCTCGAGCAGCTGCAGATCCCGATGATGGTGCAGAACAACAAGTCTCCCTTTGAAACGGCTTTCACGGTGAGCATCGAGGCCACCACCGGGGTTACCACCGGTATCTCGGCGGCGGACCGGGCCAGGACCATTCTGGTTGCGGCCGCTCCCGATGCCAAGCCCAGCGATATCGTCAGCCCGGGGCATATCTTTCCCCTGCGCGCTCGGCGGGGCGGGGTTCTGGTCCGTACCGGCCAGACCGAGGGTTCGGTTGATCTCTCCCGCTTGGCCGGGCTGCATCCTTCCGGAGTGATCTGTGAGATCATGAAGGAAGATGGGACCATGGCCCGGATGCCCGATCTGGAGATCTTTGCCAAGGAACACGATCTCAAGATCGCCACCATTGCCGATCTCGTTGCCTACCGGACCCGGGAGGACAAGCTGGTCCATCGGGCCGCCGAGGCCAAGATCCCCACCCGCTACGGCGATTTCCGGACCATTGTCTACACCAATGATGTGGATGAGCTTGAACATGTTGCCCTGGTTAAGGGGGAGATCGATCCCAACAAAGAGATCATGGTCCGGGTGCATTCCTCCTGTCTGACCGGCGACGTCTTCGGCTCCAAGCGCTGCGACTGCGGCGGGCAATTGCACAGCGCCATGCGCATGGTCGAAAACGAGGGGGCAGGCATTGTTCTCTACATGCAGCAAGAGGGAAGGGGAATCGGGTTGATCAACAAGATCAAGGCGTATGCCCTGCAGGAAGGGGGCATGGACACGGTTGAGGCCAATGTGCATCTGGGCTTCAAGGCCGACCTGCGCGACTACGGAATCGGCGCCCAGATCCTCCGGGATCTCGGGGTCCGCAAGATGCGGCTGATCACCAACAACCCCAAGAAGATCGTCGGTCTCGAAGGGTATGGCCTCAAGGTCACGGGGAGGCAGTCCATCGAGATGGTGCCGGAACCGGAAAATATCGATTATCTGAAGGCCAAGAAGGATAAGCTTGGTCATATGCTGGATCTTTTTACCGGCTCCAAGGATACAAAATAA
- the ribH gene encoding 6,7-dimethyl-8-ribityllumazine synthase produces the protein MPKFFEGKLQVEGKKFGIVIARFNSFIAERLLEGALDTLMRSGVKDKEIEVARVPGAFEIPLVAQKMVKSGRYDAVICLGAVIRGSTPHFDFVANEATKGIAQASMESGVPIIFGVLTTDSIEQAIERAGSKAGNKGSECAATAIEMVNLLPQLA, from the coding sequence ATGCCCAAATTTTTTGAAGGAAAACTGCAAGTCGAAGGGAAGAAATTCGGGATTGTTATTGCCCGTTTCAATTCGTTTATTGCCGAGCGTCTGCTGGAAGGCGCCCTGGACACCCTGATGCGTTCCGGGGTGAAGGACAAGGAGATCGAGGTGGCCAGGGTTCCCGGGGCTTTCGAGATTCCGCTGGTCGCCCAGAAGATGGTCAAATCCGGCCGCTATGACGCAGTGATCTGTCTCGGTGCGGTGATTCGCGGTTCCACCCCCCATTTCGATTTCGTGGCCAACGAGGCGACCAAGGGGATTGCCCAGGCCAGCATGGAGTCCGGGGTGCCCATTATTTTTGGGGTGCTTACCACCGACTCCATCGAGCAGGCCATTGAACGGGCCGGCTCCAAGGCCGGGAACAAGGGCTCCGAGTGCGCAGCCACCGCCATCGAGATGGTCAATCTTTTGCCGCAGCTCGCCTGA